A single region of the Halichondria panicea chromosome 10, odHalPani1.1, whole genome shotgun sequence genome encodes:
- the LOC135342229 gene encoding vesicle-trafficking protein SEC22b-like: MAHLTLIARASDGLPMSTSIVNEESGRDYTEYQPKAKQIFRKQSSVSPPRCSIECDPGRMVFHYILEEGICYLALCDPTYPAKLAFNYLENLHKDFSEQHGNDVHNASQPYHFIEFDLSDKAGKLVDHSRARG, from the exons ATGGCCCACCTGACACTAATTGCCAGAGCCAGTGATGGACTACCTATGTCCACATCCATTGTCAATGAAGAG TCTGGCCGGGATTATACTGAATACCAACCCAAGGCCAAGCAGATATTTCGCAAGCAGTCGTCAGTCAGCCCCCCTCGATGCTCAATCGAGTGTGACCCGGGTCGTATGGTGTTCCA ctacaTCCTTGAGGAGGGGATATGCTACCTCGCCCTGTGTGACCCCACCTATCCTGCCAAGCTGGCCTTTAACTACCTCGAGAATCTACACAAAGACTTCAGTGAGCAACATGGCAACGATGTACACAACGCCAGTCAACCGTACCACTTCATTGAGTTTG ATCTCAGTGACAAAGCGGGGAAGCTGGTCGACCACTCTCGTGCCAGAGGATAA
- the LOC135342166 gene encoding uncharacterized protein LOC135342166 isoform X5, giving the protein MKHGHVLVNVVNMLVFGPAGTGKTNLKHLLTDKPPPLLRDSTPCMEKPVRIRPVSNTKFKSTGRGWEEMSQPKLRKLLAQIIAKLPKESADPSTASRVAESLKKMTTTKLISDSDEQISDSISSPSTNDSDELSGSTRMLDEAIDEVIASVVSGVAEELKPATQGTDQLSSSDQQDGELFDSNWVYVTDCGGQPQFHDISPLFIKHISVALIVLRLIDELSSFPSDEYYKDGQLVGSPHASHMTLGETLQSLIRSIESHTSQDKKPKMIFVGTFFDQLKSSNTLIERNKEILDMLPPDIKKLLVYENLGLNNLIFGLNTISREDNSLATANRIRIAIERSIPLQVKMPIWWSFLDSLLQSLSASLDRGVLSIKECLQLATRFGYLLKDLEAALVFFDSVCIAHYYPSILPNTVFVDAQIPLDKITELSQHAISLRNAHSTVSLGGTDAEWKRFRDEGIITLKFLRFFKKHYIEGIFSPEDMLLIMKDLLVIAPISLVEATSHQAEFFMPSLLTSIQLAELDKIRSSFTISPFAIYFRSGCIRSGVFCCLVVDVIKRLSWKILLPSGKPICFAKNCIQLRIPKHPYTVALIDSFSYIEVYIDVPFPLRNEICPTIRNEILSSIKLSCQALHYNNDTPETGIFCPCKKSTGSKLHLADVSERKDYWICSQEARVYGKLSDEHRIWLDNSEGSGEPSSVTRYVTEGTSDQLQYPGPSSPIVEPARKKMRMTDQHTSELSSVTVMEDVCKKTGVRDQQLDQEIPESDIILIAEKFPHLLSVHKALTIDDLQHVYEKLHTAHESASPHWFNLGLALGLHHSVLAIIKIQNHNECVSCLRDMLVKVLSTQHVTWSLLSDALKKPTVDLINLADSITATTPNLLDRLNLTPADLGDVTDVTRRYGNQAGVAHALGAWQSVNPSRATFRALVEIAIGLRRGDTATDICRFIVENTSGTDRN; this is encoded by the exons ATGAAGCACGGACACGTCTTGGTCAACGTTGTCAACATGCTTGTGTTTGGACCGGCGGGAACAGGGAAGACCAACCTCAAGCACCTGCTAACTGACAAACCCCCTCCACTACTGCGAGACAGCACTCCTTGTATGGAAAAGCCAGTACGTATTCGACCCGTGTCCAACACAAAATTCAAGTCAACTGGAAGAGGCTGGGAAGAGATGTCTCAGCCAAAGTTGCGCAAGCTACTTGCTCAAATCATCGCTAAATTACCAAAAGAAAGCGCCGATCCATCCACGGCATCAAGGGTTGCCGAGAGCTTGAAGAAGATGACCACAACCAAGCTAATTTCTGATTCCGATGAGCAAATTTCTGATTCCATTTCGAGCCCATCGACGAACGATTCCGATGAACTTTCTGGCTCTACAAGAATGTTGGACGAAGCCATCGATGAAGTGATAGCGAGtgtagtgagtggtgtggCAGAAGAGCTGAAGCCAGCCACACAGGGAACTGACCAACTGTCGAGCAGTGACCAGCAAGATGGAGAACTGTTTGATTCCAACTGGGTGTACGTTACCGACTGCGGCGGCCAGCCGCAATTCCACGACATCAGCCCTCTCTTCATCAAGCACATTTCGGTGGCGTTGATAGTCCTGCGTTTGATTGACGAACTCTCCAGTTTCCCTTCTGACGAGTACTACAAGGATGGGCAGCTTGTTGGTAGTCCTCATGCATCTCACATGACCCTCGGGGAGACACTTCAGAGTCTCATTCGATCCATTGAGTCCCATACCTCACAAGATAAGAAGCCGAAGATGATCTTTGTGGGCACATTCTTTGATCAGCTGAAGAGCTCGAATACACTTATCGAGAGGAATAAAGAGATTCTCGACATGCTGCCACCCGATATCAAGAAGCTATTGGTGTACGAAAATCTTGGATTGAACAATCTGATTTTTGGTCTCAACACAATCAGCCGAGAAGATAATTCACTGGCCACTGCCAATAGGATTAGAATTGCTATTGAGCGCTCTATTCCGCTACAAGTCAAAATGCCCATCTGGTGGTCCTTCTTGGATTCACTTCTCCAGAGTTTATCTGCCAGTCTCGACCGAGGTGTACTAAGCATTAAAGAATGTCTCCAATTAGCCACTCGATTTGGTTATTTGCTCAAAGATCTTGAAGCTGCTCTGGTCTTCTTTGACAGCGTGTGTATAGCGCACTACTATCCCTCCATTCTCCccaacacagtgtttgtggatgCCCAGATTCCACTAGACAAGATCACCGAGCTCTCACAGCACGCCATCTCTCTGAGGAATGCTCACTCTACTGTTAGCCTAGGAGGGACAGACGCCGAATGGAAGAGATTTCGAGACGAGGGCATAATCACTTTAAAGTTTCTACGATTCTTTAAGAAGCATTACATTGAAGGCATCTTTTCTCCAGAAGATATGCTGTTGATCATGAAAGATCTTCTTGTGATTGCTCCCATTTCACTAGTGGAAGCCACTTCCCACCAAGCCGAGTTCTTCATGCCATCTCTACTCACATCGATCCAACTTGCTGAGCTAGACAAGATTCGTTCCTCCTTCACGATATCACCCTTCGCTATCTACTTTCGTAGTGGGTGTATTCGCTCTGGAGTCTTTTGCTGTCTAGTTGTGGACGTGATCAAGAGGCTGAGCTGGAAAATTTTGCTCCCCTCAGGGAAACCAATCTGTTTCGCTAAAAATTGTATCCAGCTAAGAATTCCCAAGCACCCGTATACCGTGGCTCTGATCGACTCTTTCTCGTATATCGAAGTGTACATTGACGTCCCTTTTCCTTTACGCAATGAAATATGCCCTACGATTCGCAACGAAATTTTAAGCAGCATTAAATTGTCCTGTCAAGCGTTGCATTACAACAACGACACACCCGAGACAGGCATCTTTTGCCCATGCAAGAAGAGCACTGGAAGCAAATTGCACCTTGCAGATGTGAGTGAACGGAAGGACTATTGGATATGCTCCCAGGAGGCACGTGTGTATGGGAAGCTCAGTGACGAACATAGAATCTGGCTGGACAATAGCGAAGGTTCag GTGAACCATCCTCTGTTACGAGATATGTCACTGAAGGAACGAGTGATCAGCTGCAATACCCCG GCCCATCGTCCCCTATAGTGGAACCTGCGCGTAAGAAGATGAGAATGACTGATCAACATACCA GTGAATTGTcctctgttacagtaatggaagatgtgtgtaagaagactggagtgagggaccaacaactagatcaagaaatccctgagagtgacatcattctaatcGCGGAGAAATTTCCACACCTGCTGAGCGTGCACAAG GCTTTGACAATTGACGATCTGCAACATGTTTACGAGAAACTACACACTGCACATGAAAGTGCCAGCCCTCACTGGTTCAATCTGGGATTGGCTCTAGGTCTCCATCATTCTGTTCTTGCCATCATCAAGATCCAAAATCATAACGAGTGTGTGTCATGCTTGCGTGACATGTTGGTTAAGGTCCTAAGTACGCAACATGTAACATGGAGTCTCCTGTCAGACGCTCTCAAAAAGCCCACAGTGGATCTCATCAATTTGGCTGATAGCATCACAG CCACAACTCCTAACCTGCTCGATCGACTCAACCTCACCCCAGCTGACCTTGGTGATGTAACTGATGTCACACGTCGTTATGGCAATCAAGCTGGAGTGGCTCATGCATTGGGAGCGTGGCAAAGTGTGAATCCTTCCAGAGCTACCTTCAGGGCCTTGGTAGAAATTGCCATAGGACTGAGAAGAGGAGACACTGCTACAGACATTTGTAGATTCATTGTAGAGAATACGAGTGGAACTGACCGAAACTGA
- the LOC135342166 gene encoding uncharacterized protein LOC135342166 isoform X6, protein MKHGHVLVNVVNMLVFGPAGTGKTNLKHLLTDKPPPLLRDSTPCMEKPVRIRPVSNTKFKSTGRGWEEMSQPKLRKLLAQIIAKLPKESADPSTASRVAESLKKMTTTKLISDSDEQISDSISSPSTNDSDELSGSTRMLDEAIDEVIASVVSGVAEELKPATQGTDQLSSSDQQDGELFDSNWVYVTDCGGQPQFHDISPLFIKHISVALIVLRLIDELSSFPSDEYYKDGQLVGSPHASHMTLGETLQSLIRSIESHTSQDKKPKMIFVGTFFDQLKSSNTLIERNKEILDMLPPDIKKLLVYENLGLNNLIFGLNTISREDNSLATANRIRIAIERSIPLQVKMPIWWSFLDSLLQSLSASLDRGVLSIKECLQLATRFGYLLKDLEAALVFFDSVCIAHYYPSILPNTVFVDAQIPLDKITELSQHAISLRNAHSTVSLGGTDAEWKRFRDEGIITLKFLRFFKKHYIEGIFSPEDMLLIMKDLLVIAPISLVEATSHQAEFFMPSLLTSIQLAELDKIRSSFTISPFAIYFRSGCIRSGVFCCLVVDVIKRLSWKILLPSGKPICFAKNCIQLRIPKHPYTVALIDSFSYIEVYIDVPFPLRNEICPTIRNEILSSIKLSCQALHYNNDTPETGIFCPCKKSTGSKLHLADVSERKDYWICSQEARVYGKLSDEHRIWLDNSEGSGEPSSVTRYVTEGTSDQLQYPGPSSPIVEPARKKMRMTDQHTIMEDVCKKTGVRDQQLDQEIPESDIILIAEKFPHLLSVHKALTIDDLQHVYEKLHTAHESASPHWFNLGLALGLHHSVLAIIKIQNHNECVSCLRDMLVKVLSTQHVTWSLLSDALKKPTVDLINLADSITATTPNLLDRLNLTPADLGDVTDVTRRYGNQAGVAHALGAWQSVNPSRATFRALVEIAIGLRRGDTATDICRFIVENTSGTDRN, encoded by the exons ATGAAGCACGGACACGTCTTGGTCAACGTTGTCAACATGCTTGTGTTTGGACCGGCGGGAACAGGGAAGACCAACCTCAAGCACCTGCTAACTGACAAACCCCCTCCACTACTGCGAGACAGCACTCCTTGTATGGAAAAGCCAGTACGTATTCGACCCGTGTCCAACACAAAATTCAAGTCAACTGGAAGAGGCTGGGAAGAGATGTCTCAGCCAAAGTTGCGCAAGCTACTTGCTCAAATCATCGCTAAATTACCAAAAGAAAGCGCCGATCCATCCACGGCATCAAGGGTTGCCGAGAGCTTGAAGAAGATGACCACAACCAAGCTAATTTCTGATTCCGATGAGCAAATTTCTGATTCCATTTCGAGCCCATCGACGAACGATTCCGATGAACTTTCTGGCTCTACAAGAATGTTGGACGAAGCCATCGATGAAGTGATAGCGAGtgtagtgagtggtgtggCAGAAGAGCTGAAGCCAGCCACACAGGGAACTGACCAACTGTCGAGCAGTGACCAGCAAGATGGAGAACTGTTTGATTCCAACTGGGTGTACGTTACCGACTGCGGCGGCCAGCCGCAATTCCACGACATCAGCCCTCTCTTCATCAAGCACATTTCGGTGGCGTTGATAGTCCTGCGTTTGATTGACGAACTCTCCAGTTTCCCTTCTGACGAGTACTACAAGGATGGGCAGCTTGTTGGTAGTCCTCATGCATCTCACATGACCCTCGGGGAGACACTTCAGAGTCTCATTCGATCCATTGAGTCCCATACCTCACAAGATAAGAAGCCGAAGATGATCTTTGTGGGCACATTCTTTGATCAGCTGAAGAGCTCGAATACACTTATCGAGAGGAATAAAGAGATTCTCGACATGCTGCCACCCGATATCAAGAAGCTATTGGTGTACGAAAATCTTGGATTGAACAATCTGATTTTTGGTCTCAACACAATCAGCCGAGAAGATAATTCACTGGCCACTGCCAATAGGATTAGAATTGCTATTGAGCGCTCTATTCCGCTACAAGTCAAAATGCCCATCTGGTGGTCCTTCTTGGATTCACTTCTCCAGAGTTTATCTGCCAGTCTCGACCGAGGTGTACTAAGCATTAAAGAATGTCTCCAATTAGCCACTCGATTTGGTTATTTGCTCAAAGATCTTGAAGCTGCTCTGGTCTTCTTTGACAGCGTGTGTATAGCGCACTACTATCCCTCCATTCTCCccaacacagtgtttgtggatgCCCAGATTCCACTAGACAAGATCACCGAGCTCTCACAGCACGCCATCTCTCTGAGGAATGCTCACTCTACTGTTAGCCTAGGAGGGACAGACGCCGAATGGAAGAGATTTCGAGACGAGGGCATAATCACTTTAAAGTTTCTACGATTCTTTAAGAAGCATTACATTGAAGGCATCTTTTCTCCAGAAGATATGCTGTTGATCATGAAAGATCTTCTTGTGATTGCTCCCATTTCACTAGTGGAAGCCACTTCCCACCAAGCCGAGTTCTTCATGCCATCTCTACTCACATCGATCCAACTTGCTGAGCTAGACAAGATTCGTTCCTCCTTCACGATATCACCCTTCGCTATCTACTTTCGTAGTGGGTGTATTCGCTCTGGAGTCTTTTGCTGTCTAGTTGTGGACGTGATCAAGAGGCTGAGCTGGAAAATTTTGCTCCCCTCAGGGAAACCAATCTGTTTCGCTAAAAATTGTATCCAGCTAAGAATTCCCAAGCACCCGTATACCGTGGCTCTGATCGACTCTTTCTCGTATATCGAAGTGTACATTGACGTCCCTTTTCCTTTACGCAATGAAATATGCCCTACGATTCGCAACGAAATTTTAAGCAGCATTAAATTGTCCTGTCAAGCGTTGCATTACAACAACGACACACCCGAGACAGGCATCTTTTGCCCATGCAAGAAGAGCACTGGAAGCAAATTGCACCTTGCAGATGTGAGTGAACGGAAGGACTATTGGATATGCTCCCAGGAGGCACGTGTGTATGGGAAGCTCAGTGACGAACATAGAATCTGGCTGGACAATAGCGAAGGTTCag GTGAACCATCCTCTGTTACGAGATATGTCACTGAAGGAACGAGTGATCAGCTGCAATACCCCG GCCCATCGTCCCCTATAGTGGAACCTGCGCGTAAGAAGATGAGAATGACTGATCAACATACCA taatggaagatgtgtgtaagaagactggagtgagggaccaacaactagatcaagaaatccctgagagtgacatcattctaatcGCGGAGAAATTTCCACACCTGCTGAGCGTGCACAAG GCTTTGACAATTGACGATCTGCAACATGTTTACGAGAAACTACACACTGCACATGAAAGTGCCAGCCCTCACTGGTTCAATCTGGGATTGGCTCTAGGTCTCCATCATTCTGTTCTTGCCATCATCAAGATCCAAAATCATAACGAGTGTGTGTCATGCTTGCGTGACATGTTGGTTAAGGTCCTAAGTACGCAACATGTAACATGGAGTCTCCTGTCAGACGCTCTCAAAAAGCCCACAGTGGATCTCATCAATTTGGCTGATAGCATCACAG CCACAACTCCTAACCTGCTCGATCGACTCAACCTCACCCCAGCTGACCTTGGTGATGTAACTGATGTCACACGTCGTTATGGCAATCAAGCTGGAGTGGCTCATGCATTGGGAGCGTGGCAAAGTGTGAATCCTTCCAGAGCTACCTTCAGGGCCTTGGTAGAAATTGCCATAGGACTGAGAAGAGGAGACACTGCTACAGACATTTGTAGATTCATTGTAGAGAATACGAGTGGAACTGACCGAAACTGA
- the LOC135342166 gene encoding uncharacterized protein LOC135342166 isoform X8, which translates to MKHGHVLVNVVNMLVFGPAGTGKTNLKHLLTDKPPPLLRDSTPCMEKPVRIRPVSNTKFKSTGRGWEEMSQPKLRKLLAQIIAKLPKESADPSTASRVAESLKKMTTTKLISDSDEQISDSISSPSTNDSDELSGSTRMLDEAIDEVIASVVSGVAEELKPATQGTDQLSSSDQQDGELFDSNWVYVTDCGGQPQFHDISPLFIKHISVALIVLRLIDELSSFPSDEYYKDGQLVGSPHASHMTLGETLQSLIRSIESHTSQDKKPKMIFVGTFFDQLKSSNTLIERNKEILDMLPPDIKKLLVYENLGLNNLIFGLNTISREDNSLATANRIRIAIERSIPLQVKMPIWWSFLDSLLQSLSASLDRGVLSIKECLQLATRFGYLLKDLEAALVFFDSVCIAHYYPSILPNTVFVDAQIPLDKITELSQHAISLRNAHSTVSLGGTDAEWKRFRDEGIITLKFLRFFKKHYIEGIFSPEDMLLIMKDLLVIAPISLVEATSHQAEFFMPSLLTSIQLAELDKIRSSFTISPFAIYFRSGCIRSGVFCCLVVDVIKRLSWKILLPSGKPICFAKNCIQLRIPKHPYTVALIDSFSYIEVYIDVPFPLRNEICPTIRNEILSSIKLSCQALHYNNDTPETGIFCPCKKSTGSKLHLADVSERKDYWICSQEARVYGKLSDEHRIWLDNSEGSGEPSSVTRYVTEGTSDQLQYPGELSSVTVMEDVCKKTGVRDQQLDQEIPESDIILIAEKFPHLLSVHKALTIDDLQHVYEKLHTAHESASPHWFNLGLALGLHHSVLAIIKIQNHNECVSCLRDMLVKVLSTQHVTWSLLSDALKKPTVDLINLADSITATTPNLLDRLNLTPADLGDVTDVTRRYGNQAGVAHALGAWQSVNPSRATFRALVEIAIGLRRGDTATDICRFIVENTSGTDRN; encoded by the exons ATGAAGCACGGACACGTCTTGGTCAACGTTGTCAACATGCTTGTGTTTGGACCGGCGGGAACAGGGAAGACCAACCTCAAGCACCTGCTAACTGACAAACCCCCTCCACTACTGCGAGACAGCACTCCTTGTATGGAAAAGCCAGTACGTATTCGACCCGTGTCCAACACAAAATTCAAGTCAACTGGAAGAGGCTGGGAAGAGATGTCTCAGCCAAAGTTGCGCAAGCTACTTGCTCAAATCATCGCTAAATTACCAAAAGAAAGCGCCGATCCATCCACGGCATCAAGGGTTGCCGAGAGCTTGAAGAAGATGACCACAACCAAGCTAATTTCTGATTCCGATGAGCAAATTTCTGATTCCATTTCGAGCCCATCGACGAACGATTCCGATGAACTTTCTGGCTCTACAAGAATGTTGGACGAAGCCATCGATGAAGTGATAGCGAGtgtagtgagtggtgtggCAGAAGAGCTGAAGCCAGCCACACAGGGAACTGACCAACTGTCGAGCAGTGACCAGCAAGATGGAGAACTGTTTGATTCCAACTGGGTGTACGTTACCGACTGCGGCGGCCAGCCGCAATTCCACGACATCAGCCCTCTCTTCATCAAGCACATTTCGGTGGCGTTGATAGTCCTGCGTTTGATTGACGAACTCTCCAGTTTCCCTTCTGACGAGTACTACAAGGATGGGCAGCTTGTTGGTAGTCCTCATGCATCTCACATGACCCTCGGGGAGACACTTCAGAGTCTCATTCGATCCATTGAGTCCCATACCTCACAAGATAAGAAGCCGAAGATGATCTTTGTGGGCACATTCTTTGATCAGCTGAAGAGCTCGAATACACTTATCGAGAGGAATAAAGAGATTCTCGACATGCTGCCACCCGATATCAAGAAGCTATTGGTGTACGAAAATCTTGGATTGAACAATCTGATTTTTGGTCTCAACACAATCAGCCGAGAAGATAATTCACTGGCCACTGCCAATAGGATTAGAATTGCTATTGAGCGCTCTATTCCGCTACAAGTCAAAATGCCCATCTGGTGGTCCTTCTTGGATTCACTTCTCCAGAGTTTATCTGCCAGTCTCGACCGAGGTGTACTAAGCATTAAAGAATGTCTCCAATTAGCCACTCGATTTGGTTATTTGCTCAAAGATCTTGAAGCTGCTCTGGTCTTCTTTGACAGCGTGTGTATAGCGCACTACTATCCCTCCATTCTCCccaacacagtgtttgtggatgCCCAGATTCCACTAGACAAGATCACCGAGCTCTCACAGCACGCCATCTCTCTGAGGAATGCTCACTCTACTGTTAGCCTAGGAGGGACAGACGCCGAATGGAAGAGATTTCGAGACGAGGGCATAATCACTTTAAAGTTTCTACGATTCTTTAAGAAGCATTACATTGAAGGCATCTTTTCTCCAGAAGATATGCTGTTGATCATGAAAGATCTTCTTGTGATTGCTCCCATTTCACTAGTGGAAGCCACTTCCCACCAAGCCGAGTTCTTCATGCCATCTCTACTCACATCGATCCAACTTGCTGAGCTAGACAAGATTCGTTCCTCCTTCACGATATCACCCTTCGCTATCTACTTTCGTAGTGGGTGTATTCGCTCTGGAGTCTTTTGCTGTCTAGTTGTGGACGTGATCAAGAGGCTGAGCTGGAAAATTTTGCTCCCCTCAGGGAAACCAATCTGTTTCGCTAAAAATTGTATCCAGCTAAGAATTCCCAAGCACCCGTATACCGTGGCTCTGATCGACTCTTTCTCGTATATCGAAGTGTACATTGACGTCCCTTTTCCTTTACGCAATGAAATATGCCCTACGATTCGCAACGAAATTTTAAGCAGCATTAAATTGTCCTGTCAAGCGTTGCATTACAACAACGACACACCCGAGACAGGCATCTTTTGCCCATGCAAGAAGAGCACTGGAAGCAAATTGCACCTTGCAGATGTGAGTGAACGGAAGGACTATTGGATATGCTCCCAGGAGGCACGTGTGTATGGGAAGCTCAGTGACGAACATAGAATCTGGCTGGACAATAGCGAAGGTTCag GTGAACCATCCTCTGTTACGAGATATGTCACTGAAGGAACGAGTGATCAGCTGCAATACCCCG GTGAATTGTcctctgttacagtaatggaagatgtgtgtaagaagactggagtgagggaccaacaactagatcaagaaatccctgagagtgacatcattctaatcGCGGAGAAATTTCCACACCTGCTGAGCGTGCACAAG GCTTTGACAATTGACGATCTGCAACATGTTTACGAGAAACTACACACTGCACATGAAAGTGCCAGCCCTCACTGGTTCAATCTGGGATTGGCTCTAGGTCTCCATCATTCTGTTCTTGCCATCATCAAGATCCAAAATCATAACGAGTGTGTGTCATGCTTGCGTGACATGTTGGTTAAGGTCCTAAGTACGCAACATGTAACATGGAGTCTCCTGTCAGACGCTCTCAAAAAGCCCACAGTGGATCTCATCAATTTGGCTGATAGCATCACAG CCACAACTCCTAACCTGCTCGATCGACTCAACCTCACCCCAGCTGACCTTGGTGATGTAACTGATGTCACACGTCGTTATGGCAATCAAGCTGGAGTGGCTCATGCATTGGGAGCGTGGCAAAGTGTGAATCCTTCCAGAGCTACCTTCAGGGCCTTGGTAGAAATTGCCATAGGACTGAGAAGAGGAGACACTGCTACAGACATTTGTAGATTCATTGTAGAGAATACGAGTGGAACTGACCGAAACTGA
- the LOC135342222 gene encoding vesicle-trafficking protein SEC22b-like isoform X3 → MAHLTLIARASDGLPLSSSIVNEESGRDYAEYQPKAKQIFRKLSSVSPPRCSIECDPDRMVFHYILEEGICYLPLCDPTYPAKLAFNYLENLHKDFSEQHGNDVHKASRPYHFIEFGGSPTSTCGGWCGTTLYSSTIPATVYCTHDYRYWDQQHCCI, encoded by the exons ATGGCCCACCTGACACTAATTGCCAGAGCCAGTGATGGACTACCTCTGTCCTCATCCATTGTCAATGAAGAG TCTGGCCGGGATTATGCTGAATACCAACCCAAGGCCAAGCAGATATTCCGCAAGCTGTCGTCAGTCAGCCCCCCTCGATGCTCAATCGAGTGTGACCCGGATCGTATGGTGTTCCA ctacaTCCTTGAGGAGGGGATATGCTACCTCCCCCTGTGTGACCCCACCTATCCTGCCAAGCTGGCCTTTAACTACCTCGAGAATCTACACAAAGACTTCAGTGAGCAACATGGCAACGATGTACACAAGGCCAGTCGACCGTACCACTTCATTGAGTTTG GTGGTTCACCCACTTCTACGTGTGGGGGATGGTGTGGAACTACTCTGTATTCCTCTACTATACCAGCCACTGTCTACTGCACACACGACTACCGCTATTGGGACCAACAGCACTGCTGCATTTGA
- the LOC135342222 gene encoding vesicle-trafficking protein SEC22b-like isoform X4 codes for MAHLTLIARASDGLPLSSSIVNEESGRDYAEYQPKAKQIFRKLSSVSPPRCSIECDPDRMVFHYILEEGICYLPLCDPTYPAKLAFNYLENLHKDFSEQHGNDVHKASRPYHFIEFDLSDKAEKLVDHSRARG; via the exons ATGGCCCACCTGACACTAATTGCCAGAGCCAGTGATGGACTACCTCTGTCCTCATCCATTGTCAATGAAGAG TCTGGCCGGGATTATGCTGAATACCAACCCAAGGCCAAGCAGATATTCCGCAAGCTGTCGTCAGTCAGCCCCCCTCGATGCTCAATCGAGTGTGACCCGGATCGTATGGTGTTCCA ctacaTCCTTGAGGAGGGGATATGCTACCTCCCCCTGTGTGACCCCACCTATCCTGCCAAGCTGGCCTTTAACTACCTCGAGAATCTACACAAAGACTTCAGTGAGCAACATGGCAACGATGTACACAAGGCCAGTCGACCGTACCACTTCATTGAGTTTG ATCTCAGTGACAAAGCGGAGAAGCTGGTCGACCACTCTCGTGCCAGAGGATAA
- the LOC135342222 gene encoding vesicle-trafficking protein SEC22b-like isoform X1, with translation MAHLTLIARASDGLPLSSSIVNEESGRDYAEYQPKAKQIFRKLSSVSPPRCSIECDPDRMVFHYILEEGICYLPLCDPTYPAKLAFNYLENLHKDFSEQHGNDVHKASRPYHFIEFGTYLYLPSIFCRLNYKVMLFPVSALDMHSWATPALAVSCVCTVSIQCCYHCYI, from the exons ATGGCCCACCTGACACTAATTGCCAGAGCCAGTGATGGACTACCTCTGTCCTCATCCATTGTCAATGAAGAG TCTGGCCGGGATTATGCTGAATACCAACCCAAGGCCAAGCAGATATTCCGCAAGCTGTCGTCAGTCAGCCCCCCTCGATGCTCAATCGAGTGTGACCCGGATCGTATGGTGTTCCA ctacaTCCTTGAGGAGGGGATATGCTACCTCCCCCTGTGTGACCCCACCTATCCTGCCAAGCTGGCCTTTAACTACCTCGAGAATCTACACAAAGACTTCAGTGAGCAACATGGCAACGATGTACACAAGGCCAGTCGACCGTACCACTTCATTGAGTTTGGTACGTATTTATATCTGCCATCCATATTTTGTAGACTTAAttataaggtcatgcttttTCCTGTGTCAGCATTGGACATGCACAGCTGGGCAACACCAGCACTTGCAGtttcttgtgtgtgtactgtttcAATTCAGTGTTGCTACCActgttatatatag